AGTAACAAAAAGTGGCTTTAGCAGCCATTTTTTGTTTTCGCGCTCTGCCAATGGAGCGGACGATTTAAAGCCAGTGATTTAAAGTGAGTGATTTAAAGCAGCGATACAGAAACAAAAAATCCCTCCCCCACATCTGTGGGAAAGGGATTTTTAAGCGATGTAATGAAGCGATTAGCCAGAAACTGGACGAAGTCCAAAGCGTTCGGCAACCTCAGGTGTGATCAAGCCCAGGAGCGCATAGCCAAGGCCTGCAATAACAAGACCGAGTACGATAAAGCCGATGCCGAGCGCGACAGCGCCGTAAGAAACGCCGATAGCCATAGCCGACAGGCTCAGTGAAGTAACCAGGCCAGCAGCCGTCAACAAGGTTTCACGAGAAGAATTGGGGACTGGATTACCAGCCTCATCCAGCAGGGCTTCTTCCGCATTGCTGGTACCAGCAGGATCACCACTCGGCACTGCAAAGCGGCCCATCTCAGCATAGGTTAAGCCGCCACCGATACCTGCAGCATGATGTTCGATGATGTCCGCCATGCTCAGTGCAGTGGGGATATCATTCACAGGTGCGTTAGGAATCGAAGCATCTGAAGGGGTGGTAATATTTTGGTCAGCAAGCTGTTGCACCACAAACGAGTGAATATAGAATCCTGCACCTGCGGCGACCAAGCCACCAATTGCAAATGCAATGCCAATAACAATTACTGCCTGCGGGAAAAGCCGCAATCTATTCATCTCATACTCCTTAGGTATAGATATGATCACTATGAAAATTAGTGGAAGCCAACGCATTTGTAAACTACAGTATAGATATTACGTTGCTACTTGAAACCTGGCAACCAACAATTCGTCACCTTTTAATAGTGATTTTTGACTCACGAAGTATATTAAACATCCTATTGATTTGAAAAAAGAGTCAATAACTATATTATAATTTGCTGCTAATCGACTGTCTTATATCTTTTAGTAGTTTATACGAAAAATGTCAAGAATATCCTCATATAAACGCGATAAATCCAAAAAGGCGCACATATGTGCGCCTTTTGCAAGTCAGCAATGAGAAATATAGCGTTATAAACGTTAGCTTGTGGTTGCGACGAGCGTCCACGTCACATAGCCAGGGCCGCTGATATTGATGTTCACATAGGTCTGATTGCTGTCATAACCATGGAAAACCGTCGTGGATTGGCCGCAGCTATTGGGCGTTGGGCTGCTTGGCCCACCCGTCCCCCAGCTCACATTTTCCGTCCCCGTGCCCGTACAGACCAAGGTTAGCGTGATGTTACGGGTGTTATTGGGCGTGAAGTTCGTCAGATTGTCAATCGTCACACGGACGCGCTCGGAAGTGTCGCCATCTGGGTAAGATACAGCATCGCTAATCTGGCCGCCATCATCACGATCAATCGTCAAATTATGCTGGTTATCCGGCGGGGCTATTTGGGCCGCAGTCGTCGCGGTGGCCGTTGCGGTGGCTGTCGGTGCTACCGTTGTGGGTGGTGGCGTTGTCGGAGGCGGTGTCGTTGGCGAAATTGTCGTGGCTGAGGCTGTGGCAGTCGGCCCGGTCGTTGTCGCAGTCGGTGGTGTTGATGTTTCAGTAACAGTCGTACTATTCACAGAAGGCGTTTCTGTGGCGACAGGTGACGGGTTGCCATTGGAGACATCTACAAATGGCAGATTATCGCACGGCCCCGCCAGGGTGATGACGCTGCCTGCAACCCAGGCCGTCTGTCCCGATAATTCGCCGCTGTACCAGCCGTAATTCTGGCCTGTGACGATCAGGTAATCATTGGGGGCCATCGTCGTGATGATGCCATAGCTTGTACCCGGGCCACTGCGCACATTGACGCCATTGACGCCCGCCACAGCCGCACACTGATCCGCCGGGGGTGTACCCGCAGATGAAGAGCTATCCTGCGTTGCTGTCTGCACAGGGGCGCTGCTGCCGCCGCTAAGCTGAATGCTCACATCGCCAGTCTGGGTTGGGTCTGCTGCATAAATGATGAGCAGATACGGGTCGGTGCCTGGATTCGGTGGCAGAGCCACCTCAACCGATGGCAGCATACCATCAAAGGCCACGAAGATATGCCCGTCAGGCGCGCTGATATAACCCGCCACACCGAATCCAGCCGTCAGCGTGTCGATCTGGAGGAGGGACTCTGCATCAGGTGAACCAGCGATTGTAAAAGCCTGTGCATCCGCATTCGGCGGAATCGTCAGGGTAACGGGCGCATCTGTCAGCGCAGTGCTGACGCCCGCTGTTGTCAATCTCAGGGCAAGGGTATAGCTATCCAATACGCCATTGGCGCTGCCAACCAGAATGCTGTAATTCCCTGTGGCAGGGACCTTCACCGTGACGCGTGCATCATTGCCCATAGGGGTCAGGGCATCATGATTGCTGAAAGCGAGCTGCCCGCTGGGGCCGAGGATAGTCAACGTGGGTTGGAATAAATCTGACC
The Phototrophicus methaneseepsis DNA segment above includes these coding regions:
- a CDS encoding SH3 domain-containing protein, whose translation is MKRTHLTLLLLLALLLSLVVGTTSAQGGVLNYGDTVTQQLDAETPQALYTFNGNAGEVATVYVLGWSDLFQPTLTILGPSGQLAFSNHDALTPMGNDARVTVKVPATGNYSILVGSANGVLDSYTLALRLTTAGVSTALTDAPVTLTIPPNADAQAFTIAGSPDAESLLQIDTLTAGFGVAGYISAPDGHIFVAFDGMLPSVEVALPPNPGTDPYLLIIYAADPTQTGDVSIQLSGGSSAPVQTATQDSSSSAGTPPADQCAAVAGVNGVNVRSGPGTSYGIITTMAPNDYLIVTGQNYGWYSGELSGQTAWVAGSVITLAGPCDNLPFVDVSNGNPSPVATETPSVNSTTVTETSTPPTATTTGPTATASATTISPTTPPPTTPPPTTVAPTATATATATTAAQIAPPDNQHNLTIDRDDGGQISDAVSYPDGDTSERVRVTIDNLTNFTPNNTRNITLTLVCTGTGTENVSWGTGGPSSPTPNSCGQSTTVFHGYDSNQTYVNINISGPGYVTWTLVATTS